A single region of the Bicyclus anynana chromosome 14, ilBicAnyn1.1, whole genome shotgun sequence genome encodes:
- the LOC112046208 gene encoding cytochrome c oxidase assembly protein COX19 — protein sequence MSTAMTFGQKQFIPTPPDKGSFPLDHDGVCKKSMIKYMNCLFNNDSNNSMCRVEAKDYLACRMEHNLMAKEDWSKLGFKDGDLEISEKKK from the coding sequence ATGTCGACTGCTATGACTTTTGGACAGAAGCAGTTCATACCGACACCTCCAGATAAAGGAAGTTTTCCCCTTGATCATGATGGTGTTTGCAAGAAAAGTATGATTAAATACATGAATTGTTTATTCAATAATGATAGTAATAATTCCATGTGTCGTGTTGAAGCGAAGGATTATCTAGCTTGCCGCATGGAACACAACCTAATGGCCAAGGAAGACTGGTCAAAATTAGGCTTCAAAGATGGTGATTTAGAAATAAGTGAAAAGAAGAAATAG